Part of the Kiloniellales bacterium genome, CTCTGGACCCTGATCGGCGCGACCGTCGGGGCGACGGCGATCTTCCTGGTCGCCAAGACGGCCCTGGGCGACCTGCTGCGGGCGCGCGCCGGGCCCTTCTTCCACCGAATGGAGGCCGGCTTCCGGGAGAACGCCTTCAGCTACCTGCTGGTGCTGCGCCTGATCCCTCTGTTTCCGTTCTTCGTCGTCAACCTGGTCCCGGCCTTCCTGGGCGTGCCCCTGCGCACCTATGTCGTCGCGACCTTCGTCGGCATCATTCCCGGCACCTTCGTCTTCGCCTCGGTCGGCGCCGGGCTCGGCAGCGTCTTCGAGGCCAGCGGCGAATTCTCGACCTCCGCGATCGTGACGCCGCGGATCGTCATCGCCCTGGTCGGCCTGGCGCTGCTCTCGCTTCTGCCGGTCGCCTACAAGCAGATCCGGCGCAGGCGGGCGGCCATCTAGGTCCCCCTCCCGAACCGGCCGCCTGCAGCGGGCCGCCCGCCAAACGGGCGGCCCGTTCTTACCCTGCTTGCCGAATCGAGGTCGCTCGCCGACCCCAGATGTCGCTGGCGGCACTGCCGCGCGCGGAGCCGGCGGTCTAAGATCCGCCTCGACGTGCCGGCCGCGGAGCGCCGGCGACAGAACGCGGAGGTCCGAGGCATGAAGTCACAGGTACGGGTCGCAGTGATCGGCGGCGGCGTGGTCGGCTGCAGCGTCCTCTATCACCTGACCAAGTTCGGCTGGACGGACGTGGCCCTGATCGAGCGCGCCGAGCTGACCGCCGGCTCGACCTGGCACGCGGCCGGCGGTTTCCACACCCTCAACGCCGACACCAACATGGCCGCCCTGCAGGGCTACACCATCCGCCTCTACAAGGAGTTGGAAGAGATCTCCGGGCAGTCCTGCAGCCTGCACCATTCCGGCGGCATGACCCTGGCAACCACGCCGGAGCGCATGGACTTTCTGAAAGCGGCGCGCGCCATGCACCGCCACATGGGCCTGGAAA contains:
- a CDS encoding TVP38/TMEM64 family protein, with the protein product MSVTEAKTRDLARTTGRPSALRRFLPLAFLLGLAAAAWSLGLKEYLTFEALRENRALLLDFVQDQAALAVIVFILAYAVSTAVSLPGGAFLSVIGGFLFGTAFGGLWTLIGATVGATAIFLVAKTALGDLLRARAGPFFHRMEAGFRENAFSYLLVLRLIPLFPFFVVNLVPAFLGVPLRTYVVATFVGIIPGTFVFASVGAGLGSVFEASGEFSTSAIVTPRIVIALVGLALLSLLPVAYKQIRRRRAAI